Proteins from a genomic interval of Lycium ferocissimum isolate CSIRO_LF1 chromosome 2, AGI_CSIRO_Lferr_CH_V1, whole genome shotgun sequence:
- the LOC132047278 gene encoding early nodulin-like protein 21, whose protein sequence is MAFTCFRNVLIISILVTTSLQFMHVSSLEFQVGDTTGWAVPPANVTNFYNNWASQMRFKIGDTIRFKYKKDSVMEVSEKEYKKCNSTRPHFFSNTGNTMFTLEHSGYFYFVSGAAGHCERGQRMIVRVLVQDVIGEATSAASVTTFMSLPLFEQLCALQLLVFLLGSLVY, encoded by the exons ATGGCTTTCACATGTTTTCGTAACGTGCTCATCATCTCAATATTAGTTACGACTTCTCTTCAATTCATGCATGTGTCAtccttggaattccaagttggTGACACTACTGGTTGGGCTGTTCCTCCCGCAAATGTCACCAATTTCTACAACAATTGGGCTTCCCAAATGAGGTTCAAAATCGGCGACACCATCC GTTTCAAGTACAAGAAGGACTCAGTGATGGAGGTGTCAGAGAAAGAATACAAGAAATGCAACTCAACGCGGCCCCATTTCTTTTCCAACACAGGGAACACGATGTTCACGTTAGAGCATTCTGGTTATTTCTATTTTGTGAGTGGAGCAGCAGGACACTGTGAGAGAGGACAGCGAATGATCGTAAGGGTTCTGGTGCAAGATGTGATCGGTGAAGCTACTTCTGCAGCCTCAGTTACAACATTCATGTCATTGCCACTCTTTGAACAACTTTGTGCTCTTCAGCTTCTTGTCTTTCTTCTCGGTTCACTTGTCTACTAG